A window of the Cannabis sativa cultivar Pink pepper isolate KNU-18-1 chromosome X, ASM2916894v1, whole genome shotgun sequence genome harbors these coding sequences:
- the LOC115702627 gene encoding uncharacterized protein LOC115702627, translating to MANQPLRSISLPSREHPCCVRIEALLNHLKSYQSSPFNAFETIQASLVGLAELYSCVEELIASPSTQQALLAPAKHGKVVEQALESSITLLDTTNIARDLMVTMKEQVQSLQSAFRRKGRDSSIETSIQTYLCFRKKAKKDIAKCLGGLKRMETKSIASQQQGLEDLSIVEKTLRETTSITISILKTLLKFILAIPTTTNGWSLLSKVVKMKSLSYNDQKEEKKNKKIVNLVESVDLFLHSLMKNIQSNEVEMSQRMLLDLDSSSEAIVVGLNTMFRCLVQNRVSLLNIITK from the coding sequence ATGGCAAATCAACCTTTAAGGTCCATAAGTTTACCATCTAGGGAACACCCTTGTTGTGTGAGAATAGAAGCCTTATTAAACCACCTCAAATCATACCAATCTTCACCATTTAATGCATTTGAAACCATTCAAGCTAGCTTGGTTGGTTTAGCAGAGTTGTATAGTTGTGTCGAGGAACTAATCGCCTCGCCGAGCACCCAACAAGCTCTCTTGGCCCCAGCAAAACATGGCAAAGTGGTTGAACAAGCCTTGGAAAGTTCAATCACATTGCTTGACACAACCAACATAGCAAGAGACTTAATGGTAACAATGAAGGAACAAGTTCAGAGTCTTCAATCAGCTTTTCGCCGAAAAGGGAGAGATTCAAGCATTGAAACAAGTATTCAAACTTATCTTTGTTTTAGAAAGAAGGCAAAGAAAGACATTGCCAAATGTCTTGGAGGGTTAAAGAGAATGGAAACTAAATCCATTGCTTCACAACAACAAGGCTTAGAAGATCTATCTATAGTTGAAAAAACACTAAGAGAAACAACCTCAATCACCATCTCCATTTTGAAGACTCTTCTCAAGTTTATTTTGGCTATTCCAACAACAACAAATGGATGGTCATTGCTTTCAAAAGTGGTAAAGATGAAATCTTTGTCATATAATGATcaaaaagaagagaagaagaacaaGAAGATTGTGAATTTGGTGGAAAGTGTTGACCTTTTTCTTCATTCtctaatgaagaacatacaaaGTAATGAAGTGGAAATGAGTCAAAGGATGTTGTTGGATCTTGATTCTAGTAGTGAAGCCATTGTGGTTGGATTGAATACTATGTTTAGATGTTTGGTCCAAAATAGAGTGTCTTTACTTAACATCATTACTaagtaa
- the LOC115702638 gene encoding uncharacterized protein LOC115702638 produces the protein MASSSSKLGSHQPSRSISLPSRLNPKSQGIETQLNKLKTQCDFSFSSRETPIGSDTIQSSLTSLAELYASTKELIHSPLTQQALLQNHSRKTMEETLDTSIGLLDACGAARELLLGMKENVQSLQSALRRKVVGDSSIESNVQTYINFRKNARKEVSKSLKALKTMQKNNNISSIHFVHDQPLQMVTKVLSELSNIAISIFGAMFVFLSMPKMVNGWSLISKLMPLSSDKGHKIFNEVGSVDLTLFSLQTQMRKNDTKIDVEIVQKRLESVDGCVNVFEARLDCLFRCLIQHRVSLLNLLTP, from the coding sequence ATGGCAAGTTCATCTTCAAAACTTGGCTCACACCAACCTTCAAGGTCAATTAGCTTGCCATCTAGGCTGAATCCCAAGTCCCAAGGGATTGAAACACAATTAAACAAGCTCAAAACTCAATGTGATTTCTCATTTTCATCAAGAGAAACTCCTATTGGAAGTGACACAATCCAATCTAGCTTGACTTCTCTGGCAGAGTTGTATGCTTCTACTAAAGAACTCATTCACTCACCACTAACCCAACAAGCTCTTCTCCAAAACCATTCGAGAAAAACAATGGAAGAGACGCTCGACACGTCGATTGGATTATTAGATGCTTGTGGCGCTGCAAGGGAGTTGCTTCTCGGTATGAAAGAAAACGTTCAATCCCTTCAATCAGCACTGCGACGAAAGGTGGTTGGAGATTCGAGCATAGAAAGCAATGTACAAACCTACATCAACTTCAGAAAAAATGCTAGAAAGGAAGTTTCCAAGAGCCTTAAAGCATTGAAAACAATGCAAAAGAACAATAATATTTCTTCAATCCATTTTGTACATGACCAACCACTTCAAATGGTTACTAAAGTGTTGAGTGAGCTAAGCAATATTGCTATCTCAATCTTTGGTGCTATGTTTGTGTTCTTATCTATGCCAAAAATGGTCAATGGATGGTCATTGATCTCAAAGTTGATGCCTTTATCATCAGACAAAGGACACAAGATTTTCAATGAAGTGGGCAGTGTTGATCTTACTCTATTCTCTTTGCAAACACAAATGAGAAAGAATGACACCAAGATTGATGTTGAGATTGTACAAAAGAGATTGGAGAGTGTTGATGGTTGTGTTAATGTTTTTGAAGCAAGATTAGATTGCTTGTTTAGATGTCTCATACAACATAGAGTGTCCCTTCTTAATCTTCTTACCCCTTGa
- the LOC115702637 gene encoding pentatricopeptide repeat-containing protein At2g17670 has product MGKFPTSFRSAVGSAQLKLSSPLVQAESQSPIPNNRPSKSRPSARTTRKPNDSTEPTKSPAPFKSPNLSDAKNLFNTIITTARSPLDQRFHNSLLQSYASISTINDSISLLRHMSKTHPSFSPDRSTYHILLIQSCKASDSSLAPVHQTLNLMVNDGSNPDKVTTDIAVRALCSVGRIEDAIEVVKELSLKHAVPDTFTYNFLVRQLCKFRTLSTVYDFIYEMRTEFSVKPDLVTYTILIDNVCNSKNLREATRLLGVLAEEGFKPDCFLYNTIMKGYCMVSKGSEAIGVYNKMKENGIEPDLVTYNTLIFGLSKSGRAKEARKYLSIMAEMGHFPDVVTYTSLMNGLCREGDALGAFALLEEMEDKGCSPNSCTYNTLLYGFCKSRFLEKGIELYRSMKEGGMQLETAAYAAFVRTLCRHGKIAEAYEVFDYAVESKSLTDVVAFSTLEVTLKGLKKATEQSHVM; this is encoded by the coding sequence atgggaAAATTCCCAACATCGTTTCGCTCTGCTGTTGGATCGGCACAGCTCAAACTATCATCTCCTCTAGTTCAGGCCGAATCTCAATCCCCCATACCCAACAACAGACCCTCAAAGTCCAGACCTTCAGCCAGAACAACTCGAAAACCCAATGACTCTACCGAACCCACCAAATCACCAGCTCCCTTCAAATCCCCCAATCTCTCAGACGCCAAGAATCTCTTCAACACCATTATCACCACCGCAAGATCCCCTCTTGACCAGCGATTCCATAACTCCCTCCTCCAATCCTACGCCTCAATCTCCACCATCAACGATTCAATCTCTCTTCTCCGCCACATGAGCAAAACCCATCCTTCCTTTTCCCCCGATCGATCCACTTACCACATATTGTTAATTCAGTCCTGTAAAGCATCGGATTCTTCTCTCGCCCCTGTTCACCAAACCTTAAATCTCATGGTCAACGACGGGTCAAACCCAGATAAAGTCACCACTGATATCGCCGTACGAGCTCTCTGTTCAGTGGGTCGAATTGAGGACGCCATTGAAGTTGTAAAAGAGTTATCTTTGAAGCACGCGGTACCTGATACTTTCACTTATAATTTTCTCGTTAGACAATTATGCAAATTCAGGACACTTAGTActgtttatgattttatttatgaGATGAGAACTGAATTTAGTGTTAAGCCTGATCTTGTTACTTATACTATTTTGATTGACAATGTATGTAATAGCAAGAATTTAAGGGAAGCCACTAGGTTATTAGGGGTTTTAGCTGAGGAAGGGTTTAAGCCTGATTGTTTCCTTTATAATACTATTATGAAAGGTTATTGTATGGTTAGTAAAGGGAGTGAGGCTATTGGGGTTTATAACAAAATGAAGGAGAATGGGATTGAGCCTGATCTTGTCACTTACAATACTTTGATTTTTGGGTTATCGAAATCGGGTAGAGCTAAGGAAGCTAGGAAGTATTTGAGTATCATGGCTGAGATGGGTCATTTCCCTGATGTAGTAACTTATACTTCTTTGATGAATGGGCTATGCCGGGAAGGGGATGCTTTGGGGGCATTTGCGTTATTGGAGGAAATGGAAGACAAGGGTTGTTCTCCTAATTCATGTACTTATAATACTTTGTTATATGGGTTTTGTAAGTCAAGGTTTTTGGAGAAAGGGATTGAATTGTATAGGTCAATGAAAGAAGGTGGGATGCAGCTTGAGACAGCTGCTTATGCTGCATTTGTTAGGACACTTTGCAGGCACGGTAAGATTGCAGAGGCTTATGAAGTTTTCGATTATGCGGTTGAGAGCAAAAGTTTGACTGATGTTGTTGCTTTCTCCACACTGGAGGTTACACTCAAGGGTTTGAAAAAAGCTACAGAACAAAGCCATGTTATGTAA
- the LOC115704151 gene encoding butanoate--CoA ligase AAE1 yields MLIYWEKERPRLTNCGILVPERSLFDQEKRREEHHIYIYIYIKVYIIKGMEWSSSSENYIGLTPISFLERAGDVFGDETSIIDYDHNISFSWSQTHRTSLQLSYALIHLGISPHDLVVAIAPNIPALYELHFGVPMAGAILSALNYTLDHTTLANIFLQLNPKFIFVDYQFLDLVLKALHSLTQNHNHINNHQPPPTLVLIPPNIQSSSSSSSSFNLPQGSLDYNQLLELAPPPHLHKFEIVRRPNDERDPISVNYTSGSTGNPKGVVYSHRAVYLNSMANIINMGMARSTITSTTRHATVFLWTVDMFRCNGWCFPWAIAAIGGTNVCLRNNDISADVIFDAITQHKVTHLCGKPTLLSILAKASENNKPLSSRVELVVAGTLPCEHVMKKVSELGFNISNGYGMTEALGPIIIEPWIPNDNVKAKHDQRLRSSVITMEGFDVKDSKTMESVPKDGKTIGEIMLRGNTLMSGYVKNPNHNNKETHSGFKEGWYRTGDVGVRHPDGYVEMKDRAVDVVISREGHVVSTLEVEAVLLCHPLVSAVAVVGRRLCKETNDANEQCSSNISSLCAFVKLKIENTNTSNAISSQDIIEFCKERNLPSYMVPNVVIFGDLPLNPTGKVQKFALRNKVNNSNNGIIF; encoded by the exons ATGCTTATATATTGGGAAAAAGAAAGACCAAGACTTACAAATTGTGGTATATTAGTACCAGAGAGATCATTATTCGATCAAGAGAAAAGGAGAGAAGagcatcatatatatatatatatatatataaaggtatATATAATAAAGGGTATGGAGTGGTCATCATCATCAGAAAATTACATAGGTTTAACACCAATAAGCTTCTTAGAAAGAGCAGGAGATGTTTTTGGAGATGAAACTTCAATAATTGATTATGATCATAATATCTCATTTTCATGGTCTCAAACTCATCGAACATCTCTTCAACTCTCTTATGCTCTCATCCATTTAGGAATCTCTCCCCATGATCTT GTGGTTGCCATTGCACCAAACATTCCAGCTCTTTACGAGTTACACTTTGGGGTTCCAATGGCAGGTGCAATCCTCTCTGCTCTTAATTACACCCTAGATCATACCACATTAGCCAACATATTTCTCCAACTAAATCCTAAATTCATTTTTGTTGACTACCAATTTCTTGATCTTGTTCTTAAAGCATTGCACTCTCTCACACAAAATCATAATCATATTAATAACCATCAACCACCACCAACCCTTGTCCTTATTCCACCTAATATACAAtcctcatcatcttcttcttcatcttttaaTTTGCCACAAGGTTCCTTGGATTATAACCAATTGCTTGAGTTAGCACCACCACCTCATCTTCATAAGTTTGAGATAGTACGACGACCAAATGATGAACGCGATCCAATCTCAGTGAACTACACTTCAGGCTCCACAGGAAACCCTAAAGGAGTTGTGTATAGCCATCGAGCTGTGTATCTCAACTCCATGGCAAATATTATCAACATGGGCATGGCTAGGAGTACTATTACTAGTACTACTAGACATGCTACTGTCTTTTTATGGACAGTAGACATGTTTCGTTGCAATGGTTGGTGTTTTCCTTGGGCGATTGCAGCCATTGGTGGAACCAATGTCTGCCTTAGAAACAATGACATCTCCGCAGATGTCATATTCGACGCCATTACTCAACACAAAGTTACTCACTTGTGTGGGAAACCTACCCTTTTGAGCATTCTGGCTAAAGCATCGGAAAATAATAAGCCATTATCATCGAGAGTGGAGCTTGTGGTTGCAGGAACACTCCCGTGTGAGCATGTTATGAAGAAGGTGAGCGAGCTAGGGTTTAACATAAGCAACGGTTATGGTATGACTGAGGCTCTTGGTCCAATTATTATCGAACCATGGATACCTAATGATAATGTAAAAGCAAAACACGACCAACGTTTAAGGAGTAgtgttataacaatggaaggaTTCGATGTAAAAGATTCAAAAACCATGGAGAGTGTTCCAAAAGATGGGAAAACAATTGGCGAGATCATGTTAAGAGGAAATACTTTGATGTCTGGGTATGTAAAAAACCCTAATCATAATAACAAAGAAACTCATAGTGGTTTCAAAGAAGGGTGGTATAGAACAGGAGATGTCGGAGTGAGGCACCCAGATGGGTATGTAGAAATGAAAGATAGAGCCGTGGATGTTGTGATAAGTAGAGAAGGCCATGTTGTGAGCACACTCGAGGTTGAGGCTGTGCTATTGTGTCATCCTCTTGTGTCGGCGGTTGCTGTGGTTGGAAGAAGATTGTGCAAAGAAACTAATGATGCTAATGAGCAATGTTCATCAAATATTAGTAGTCTTTGCGCTTTTGTCAAGTTGAAGATAGAGAATACTAATACTAGTAATGCTATTAGTTCTCAAGATATTATTGAGTTTTGTAAGGAGAGAAATTTGCCAAGTTATATGGTTCCAAATGTTGTTATATTTGGAGATTTGCCTCTTAATCCAACTGGGAAGGTTCAGAAATTTGCTCTTAGGAACAAGGTCAACAACTCCAATAATGGTATTATATTCTAA
- the LOC133032099 gene encoding putative ubiquitin-conjugating enzyme E2 39: MKLFGYDEAMHGLTFREAEEFYNIVKERLQHLHNASRQVKLLNLPKVKNHHHVNNNRYGEIEEIEVEIEKNFRNFKNFEILETPPLDHHFLDHQSTSTLFCFGVYKNKSLKKIMRQEWEILSSQLLNSIFYIRVYESRCDLMRVVVINEQAATNSYHHGLFFFDLFFPKNYPSNPPKIVYYSYEKSLHEIRGVVCGNYIFKNWDSMIKSNTESPILNVLVSIKNFISNSIELERSIEDIFQMLRSPLIGYEDFVLGYFLLRAHHILLNYKNTFTNPNEENYKTFFNLIKAFEEIGAYCKHHYKYLESYNN; the protein is encoded by the coding sequence ATGAAACTATTTGGCTACGACGAAGCTATGCATGGCTTAACATTTAGAGAAGCTGAAGAGTTTTACAACATTGTAAAAGAACGTTTGCAACATTTGCATAATGCATCTCGTCAAGTGAAGCTACTTAACCTTCCCAAAGTCAAAAATCATCATCATGTTAACAACAATCGTTATGGTGAGATCGAAGAGATTGAAGTTGAAATAGAGAAAAACTTtcgtaattttaaaaattttgagatACTCGAAACCCCGCCTTTAGATCATCACTTTCTTGATCACCAGTCAACTTCTACCCTATTTTGTTTCGGTGTCTACAAAAATAAGTCATTAAAGAAAATAATGAGACAAGAGTGGGAGATTTTATCGTCTCAACTTCTAAATTCGATCTTTTATATTAGAGTTTATGAGTCAAGGTGTGATCTTATGAGAGTTGTTGTGATTAACGAGCAAGCAGCGACTAATTCTTATCACCAtggtttgtttttctttgaCTTATTTTTTCCTAAAAATTACCCTTCTAATCCTCCTAAGATTGTTTATTATTCCTATGAAAAATCACTTCATGAAATTAGAGGAGTGGTTTGTGGTAATTATATTTTCAAGAACTGGGATTCTATGATTAAATCAAACACTGAATCCCCAATTCTCAATGTTCTTGTTTCGAtcaaaaattttatttcaaattcaatTGAATTGGAAAGAAGCattgaagatatttttcaaatgctACGGTCTCCATTAATAGGATATGAAGATTTTGTGTTGGGTTATTTTCTTTTGAGAGCGCATCATATTCttcttaattataaaaatacatttactaatccaaatgAGGAGAATTACAAAACattcttcaacttaattaagGCGTTTGAAGAAATTGGAGCATACTGTAAACATCACTACAAATACTTGGAGtcgtataataattaa
- the LOC115702626 gene encoding mitochondrial uncoupling protein 3 gives MKIGENGNQRSWTKIALSSLSAMVAETTTFPIDLTKTRLQLHGQSLSSSRSTNAFRLASEIVRSEQGFLGLYKGLSPAIIRHLFYTPIRIVGYEHFRNILGGTDADSLSLSSKALIGGLSGVIAQVVASPADLVKVRMQADGRLVSEGLGRRYSGPFDALNKIVHSEGFGGLWRGVFPNVQRAFLVNMGELACYDSAKHFVIRNRICEDNIYAHTLASVMSGLSATALSCPADVVKTRMMNQIEGVVVYRNSYDCLVKTVKIEGLKALWKGFFPTWARLGPWQFVFWLSYEKFRKISGFSSF, from the exons ATGAAGATCGGAGAGAATGGAAACCAGCGGAGCTGGACGAAGATTGCTCTGAGTTCGCTCTCAGCTATGGTGGCTGAGACGACTACATTCCCCATTGACTTAACGAAAACCAGGCTTCAGCTTCACGGCCAATCTCTTTCCTCTTCTCGCTCCACCAACGCCTTTAGATTGGCATCGGAAATCGTACGGAGCGAGCAAGGGTTTCTGGGTCTCTACAAGGGTTTGTCACCCGCCATTATCAGACACCTTTTCTATACCCCAATTCGCATAGTTGGCTATGAGCATTTCAGAAACATTTTAGGAGGAACTGATGCtgattctctttctctctcttcaaaaGCTCTCATCGGTGGTCTTTCTGGTGTTATTGCTCAG GTAGTAGCAAGCCCTGCTGATCTTGTTAAGGTGAGAATGCAAGCCGATGGTCGTTTGGTCAGTGAAGGCCTTGGGCGTAGGTACTCGGGACCCTTTGATGCTTTAAACAAGATTGTTCATTCAGAAGGATTTGGAGGACTTTGGAGAGGGGTCTTTCCAAATGTTCAAAGAGCATTCTTGGTAAACATGGGAGAATTGGCTTGTTATGACAGTGCAAAACATTTTGTTATCCGGAACAGGATTTGTGAGGATAACATTTATGCTCATACTTTAGCCTCTGTAATGTCAGGTCTTTCAGCCACCGCTTTGAGTTGTCCTGCTGATGTAGTCAAGACAAGAATGATGAATCAGATTGAGGGGGTTGTTGTGTACAGGAATTCTTATGATTGTTTGGTTAAGACTGTTAAAATTGAAGGGCTTAAAGCACTTTGGAAAGGTTTCTTTCCCACATGGGCTAGGCTTGGTCCTTGGCAATTTGTCTTCTGGTTGTCATATGAGAAGTTTAGGAAAATTTCTGGGTTTTCTTCTTTctga